ttttgtttttacatgacaATGGCATCATAAATGAGAAAATCTAGTTGTTTTCTCTTGAAACTGGAATATGGAATTCTGGTCTTAGAAAAACAGCAATCTAAAATTTAAGAAGGAGCTTAGAGCTTCTAAGTCAGTTAATATTCAAAAGGAATTCTTATAATGTAGCTGAGTAGTAGATTTCTATCTATGATTGCAGATTTTCAATGAATATGGCCTTATACCTGAAAAGATAGCCCATTTGTTATGTACTATTGACATCATCATAATTgatgagaaatttttttaaatcttgcttTCATCTAATCCaagttttcccttctttttggTAACTTCCAACAATTGTTATTTACTCTACCCTTCCAGAATACACCAGACAAATATAATCCTTCCTCCAAATGAAACTTCCAAATACAGGAAAATAGATGTCATTGTTCCCTTGAGCATGTGCCTCTCTAGTCTACAGTTTATTCTATAATTCCTTCAACTAATCCTCATAAGTGATAGACTCAAGACCCTTCATCATCCAAGTTGTATTTCTCCAAAACTCTGGAACTGTGCAGTTTTTCAATGTTCTTCTTAAGGGTGGATCCTCAAACCAAACATAATATTTATGATGAGGTCAGAGTGGAAAATAAAGTGGTAAATTGCCTTCTTGTTCTTGAAACTACCCTTCATAATGCAGTTCAAGATTTCTTTACCCTTTATGGCTTCTAAATCAATCATTTGGCCCatattgaatgaaaaaatgaatagatGTATGatagaaaaatgtatttatgaaGTGTTTACCATGCACTGTGCTTAGGACTGGGATACTAATGGCAAGAGCAATATAGTCCTTTTAATAGCTTATAATTATATTGGAGAAGATAACATACAGCAGACCAAGGAGTGTTTGGGTCTGAGAAGTCTTGGTATGGTGATTAGGTACATGGAGTCATTTTTTGTCAGGTCCTTTTCATGAATAGTAGTGTAGATTAGATTATTGTATCCTAAGCTAGAGGTGGAAAACAAAAAGTTGTTTCCTCCTTCCTAGGTCTTTCCTTTGTGAATTATGAGAGTGTGAAGACTATTGGTCTTAAGTTCTCAGGCTTGGTAGCCTCCTCTGGAAGGTGAGAGTAATAATAACACTTGCCTTACAGGTTTGtagagaagatgaaaagaaatacacatgtaaagcactttaaaaatttaaagcacttcataaatgatggctattatattattattagtcGTCATTATTTTGAGTAGTGAAGGCACAGAATTTGTTGGTTCAATTTCTCACCTGTGGAAACTTGTAGAGGTCAAGCAGGGTCCCCATCTGGACAGAGAGAGCTGAGGTAACTCCTCCAATAACAGCCACAGGATTTTCCTGCTCCTGGCAATGGTAGTTCGGGACAAACTGGCCCTGCCCAGACAGCCACCTCAGGGAACTCTCCAAGGTTCTCTCATCACTGTGGTAGGTATTGTAGAGGTGGAATCCCAAGGAAATGTTGGGCAGCAGATGGGGATCCCTATTAATCTCCTCCAGAGCAAACATTACAGCCAGGGCCTGCTGGTAATTTCTGTGTAGCCACCTGAGGGAGGGAGTGAACAGAACATAAACAATGTCTAGAAAAAGAAGAGTTTTCAGAAAGAAGGATTGTTTAGTTATAGGAGTCAAAACTAAGGGTCTAACAATTGTTCAACGCTTTTGATCTGTATTAAAAATAGTCTCCTCCTTTGCCCTGCTTGCTAAGCCTTTCCCTGGTGATTTATGAGATTGTGAAGACGGTTGGTTTTAAGTTCTGACATGATTCTGCCTGCGTGAGTCACTCGGTCACTCCAGTAATAGATACTGAGCATCCATTATGTAATAGATCCTATGGAGAATCTAGAAGTTCTTTGATCTCAGAAGGCTCATGGTAAGCCAGGAGAGAGAATAGGTATGCTAATAACTGTATCATAAGATAGCAAGGGATTTGTTAAAGGTAAATTGGACTGAGActaaagaaagctgaaaagatgGAGTTAAATCTACTGAGCACTCAGTTTCAGACATTTCCACAGGTGGTTCGAGGTAGCTTTGTTGGGGTTTCCTCACTTTATTGTGCATGTAAGTTGTGCTAtgcaaaattttcagaaaaagataaatttaCACATCTATACAAGAAGTTCTGATTACACGTTTTCCACTCATGAGGGAATGGAGAAAATGCAACATCTGCACTGAAGGCTGTGGAAAAAGTTGCATTCACTTGTTATAACACAGTCaaatgaagagaggaaaaagggaagctATTATTCCTATGGATGGGGCAGACTTCCATATGCCCAATAGCAATACACAACAACAAACACTCTTCCCAAGAAGGAGAAAAGGGCCAAAGCCTTGAGaacttcttccacttctaaatatTAACCTAATCCTAAGCAGTCTATGTTCTAAGAACTTTCATTGGATCCAGTGTCTAAGTTTTGACATGAGATCATGAAAGGGATAACAGGATAATAAAATTCTGAACTACTCAGGACTAAACTTCCTGGATATGGACCCTttggaggggagtagaaagggggAAGTAGAGAGGTTTTCCCATTCAATTTTAAAAGCCAttaagagggggaagctgggtagctctgcAGAGAAACAGCcagccccagagatgggaagtcctgggttcaaatctagcctcagacacttcctacctgggtgatcctgggtaagtcacttaatccccattgcctagtccttgtggctcttctgccttggaaccaatagaaagtattgattctaagaaagagggtaaggattaaaaaaaagaaagccaaaaagacATAGGAGAAAGGATGATaatgaaaaaattcaaagacAAGATTGGGAGAGCACACATTGTCTCATGTTGCATATGCCTGCCCTTCTTCTCCATCTATAAGGACCACTTTCTAATCATCCAGTGAAAATGAGCCCACACAGATAGAGAAGCACTTACTGATAAGACTTGCAAACTTTGTTAGGAGGACTTTCAAACAGTTCTGTTCCTATTATGCTGTTTACTTCAATGGAAAACAAGGTTAAAAAGATTCCAATCACCAAGTCCCCATCTTGGGAATTAATGGGACTAATTTGATGGAAGCAGGGAGCCTTCTCTGTTCTGTGCCCAGAACCTGGAAGCTGTAACAACAGATATATAAGAAGGGAAGAAACTAGCTGAGAAACACATTTATGAATATGGAGTAACATCCTCCTTAATATTAGCCAGAGTTCTAAGCCTGAGGACATTAAGGAGCCCCTCAGCCTAGAGCAAAGCTTGGTTATAAACTGATGAGAAACTGTCCAGTATCTTTCCTACTGCAGATACCCATGGGCTTGTCTCCTAGTCACATCTGATGAAACACAATGGGACATAAGTCAGGCTGAAGTCCAAGACAAGGACAATGGTGTAAGATGAATGAGCATTTTATAGTTTCATCAGCTTTTATTTTGACACTGATAGGCACCATTCTTCCACTCCAGCCTAGAAGTCTTGGCCCATGAAGAACTCAGGGGACTAGACTGTCTGAAGTATCTCCAGCTGAGTCTCTGCATCCAATGGGAaaagataaatgcaaaaatatgttttgtaattttttccttattCCCAGCACAGGGTATTGTACAGAAGTGCCTTCCTAGGAAATTAACATCTGTGTCCTAAGTGGAGAAAATGGTCTGTGATAACTAAACTTCATGAAAAATTCTCTTGTGGgtgataagatttttaaaaaaaccttcactTATTGCAGTTTCCCACATAGCCTCTAAGACTGATAGCCTGGATATACCTCCACTTCCCTACAAGAGTGAGATGTAAGCCAATTTTCATGCTTAGGACTCAGTGTAATCAATCTATCCTGACGACCTCTGATAGCACGTATAAGGCTcacatgttccctctcctacttctcccctttctccttgaACAGAATCTTATCACCAGGTTCAGAGGGGGGAAAAGTGCCTCAGAGGCTACTCAGTCTAATACATTTGTGATAGAACTCTTCTTCCCAATGGCtcaaattacacacacacacacacacacacacacacacacacacacacacacacacacgaagacTCATATTCTTTACCTGAGTAAGGTTTTAATGATATGCTCTGGAGGTAGCCACTTTCTTGTATTGGTGATGAGAGTAAAGAATGTAGACCTGCCAGAGTTCCTGGAGTTAATCTGAAttatcactttcattttacagatgagcaaactgatgcccataaaaatagaatgaactgtttgcattTACACAATATGTAAAGAATGAATtctggtcttttgactccaagatgaatGGTCTTTCTACTGTCCCTTACTGCCCCCTTCAGAAGTACACAAGCTTAGCTTAGAATGTGAGTGGAATTGCATGTGTTCATTAAGTCCCATTACAAGAATTTTACCTTCTTGAGATCACCAGAGGTATAACATAGCTCAGAGGTCATTAAGCTTAAGATATGAGATGTAACTTAGCATCGTAGTATATGaaatcaaattatcaaagaaaaaaatttggactTCGGGAGAGCCTGAATTCCCAGGTTGGGAGATCAATATATCTCAATATTGCCATTGATCATGAGCATACCATGTGGcttagaggagaaaggaaaatcatAGCAATATGAATGAATGTTCCAATGGATAGTGTGACagtgaaaatgtgggttcaagactgtaaattgccaaaactgtaaaaataattttagtgtcttgattttatatcaaaaataagtggtcgccatgggaaaattcccaaatatgaaatacccaagtcagctgggttttatggacattttaattaatacaaatgaaggaattaagggaagggagagagacagagcaagagGAAATAGTAGGGAAAAGCTCCTagacctttctctttaagagagaaactaagtcagtctttaatcactcaccacaagattttgtcccaagcccTTTCCTGTACTCGACAAGTTGGAAGCATTCCTACAGAGTAGCAAGTGGCCAAGGCTTTTCCTGGGCAGTGCGATGGTGGCGGACACAGTGGCTCATCTCCTGCAGGCAGGACCTCCTGGATCTGGTGCACAGGTCTTAGAGTGCAATCCTGGGCCTAGAATGATTACCAGTGCATTGCTCCATGCTGGTTTACAGATGATTGCACTTGAAAGAGACCCAACTTTTCTTCCATATTTAGAGTCCCTAAAAAACCATCTTAATGGACAACTAGAAGTAATCTACTGTGACTTCTTCAATCGAGATCCCAGTAATAATaagcataataataaataataataaagcaacACCACCACCTCCTTTGTTTACAGAAACACTTTTCAAGAATTTTGGAataagagaaattccatgggaagcAGATGTTCCTGAAAAGATAGTTGGCTTTTTTCCAgctaaaaatgaaagaagtgTACTTTGGAAATTTTTATATGACCTCTACTCTTGTAGTTCCATATATGACTATGGACGAATAGAATTGAATATGTTTATTAGTGAAAAAGAatacaagaaaataatttcaaagccTGATGAAAAAATTTATCAACCCCTAAGTGTATTCTGTCAAACAGTTTAGGAGATAAAGCTTCTATATATGGAGCCTTTATCATCATTTGTAACCTTCAAAAGTGGAAAATTCTAATCATTCAAGAGCAAGGAATCAAAAAATAAGCACCTGAACTTTATTCGATTTACTCCTCaaggaaatttatttacaaataatttGATACCTATGAATTCATGTAATTTTATATACCTGGTTAAACAGTGTTTTACCAAGCgcaaatataaattaattgatttatttaactCATGGTCTATATGTGATAAGGTGGATTTGCTTCAACAACTAAACAGGAATAAACATGATCCGGTAGGCAGTTTGGACCCAGAagaatttaaatatctttttgaaGTTTTGGAAAGTTCTGAAACATTTACCCAAAAATGGCTATTTGATCATTTCCTGCAAAACACAGTTCTAGAAAGCATCTAAGTCACAAAGATTTTATTAACTGGATAGAGCAGTTCCTTTGAGAATTATGTTATAAATTAGAAAGAATAGGTTTTAAAAGTTTGCCTCTTTTCAAATGAGAATAAACGGTTTTGTTTTACACAATTGAAGGATGATGTCTGAAAGttcacactgatttttttttaatagttgttactgttaaatgtataaaatgtgtAAATGAAACCTTCATTTGACTGTtaattggaagaactgaaaaaaaatcaaggttttTGGAGAATATGTGCAAAATTCTTTCACTGCTATCTAATTGGTTGGTAAATTACTATCAAATGGAAATTAATTTAGTAAATTCCAGCCTCGTTAAAACATCTTAAATTGAATTCATTTAAGTATTAATGCTTTCACATGGGCTTATTTTTGGTTACATTTCATCAATCTCcagttatttgaaaattttactttGTAAGCCTTTGAAGTTATGCTTGCAAGTGCtgcaaagtaaaatgtaattttaaaatgtcttatttaagtttttattggaatttttttattaataggttttgtaatatttttccaaagcctaaaatttttatacaaatactTGAGTAacacataaaatagaaatttgttTAAGTGGGGTTGCATTGTGTatgtattttaataaagaaatgtctatattatgaaatatatatataataaaaatataataataataataactcccacaatttgtcctctgcttgtggatagtgttttttctcctagatccctgcagaatattcagggaaattgtattgacactaatgaagaagttcattatgttcgattgtaccacagtgtatcagtatctgtgtacaatgttttcctggttctgctcctttcgctctgcatcacttcttggaggttgttccagtctccatggaatttctccactttattattccttttagcacaatagtattccatcaccaacatataccacaatttgttcagccattccccaattgaagggcagcccctcattttccaatttttggccaccacgaagagctcaactatgaatattcttgtacaagtcttattccttattatctctttggggtacaaacccagcagagctatggctggatgaaagggcagatagtcttttatcgccctttgggcatagttccaaattgccctccagaatggctggatcaattcacaactccaccagcaatgaattaatgtcccaactttgccacatcccctccagcattcattacattcctttgctgtcatattagccaatctgctaggtgtgaggtgatacctcagagttgttttgatttgcatctctctgattatcagagatttagaacactttttcatgtgcttattaatagtttttatttctttggctaaaaactgcccgttcatgtcccttgcccatttatcaattggataatggcttgatttttttgtacaattgatttagctctttataaatttgagtaattaggcctttgtcagaggtttttgttatgaagattgtttcccaatttgttgcttcccttctcgtTTTGGTttcgttggttttgtttgtacaaaacctttttaatttgatgtaatcaaaattgtttattttatattttgtgactctttctatgtcttgcttggttttaacttctttcccttcccacaggtctgacatgtattgtagattaatttataattattattaaatagtgtaaaaatggactggaatctaggacttcaatccccacaagcctttgctccacttccccagaatgctttgtaatctcacctgggccgagatcaagaagggatttaagctgattgcaaaggcttttgtctggctctctcttttggacttccattttggggcagacatggctctttccataatgtaggtgaggtcttgtctaggcctctctgacttaggcatgttttccttatcctgtattttcttttaatccttaatcttcaataaacctctaaaaatataataccccttgcagagagaaactaatttctacctgcctcagcctcccctaaattttaatctttacagtttggcgacctaatgagagaaaaaactctcaatcttctgatttcttttctgatctttagttcagcttttactatctagtgcctagaaattttttttgagccacatttctctggctgaggttttttttaccctcacaaagccgctgcttgttccagccattagctccaggccctgcctgcctgtttgccCTTtacctctcacctggtgcctgatctcccagccctgcctgcctgtttctgcaccccagacccaTGAGCGAGACcacagccggctcatcacccaaaTCCTTGGAGCAGaccactcaggactcatttctaccagctggtaactattggccacatgggcagatcagagcaggggagagagagaaaggggagagagaagaaacagacttttcaaacagaaacttaaaaagcaatgagctgtttaaaaggataccttttgactgttctggtaatttcactgatttcacctgtgtgccagaagaaagattcagcccaaagattcaactttgaagttgcaaatgggtggctcaaggaactgagagccagacctaaagacatgtggtcctggattaaaatctggccttagatactccccagctgtggggagCTGGacaggtcccttaacccccattgcctagcccttaccactctgccttccgacaatagacatttaaatggataagaacccaaggaacttaaagactggatattctaaggcatttcagactccaatggtttatacaaatctctgtattctattgcatttttcctgatttttttgtttaaggtttaactttgtgatt
This sequence is a window from Monodelphis domestica isolate mMonDom1 chromosome 3, mMonDom1.pri, whole genome shotgun sequence. Protein-coding genes within it:
- the LOC130457954 gene encoding dimethyladenosine transferase 2, mitochondrial-like, with product MVADTVAHLLQAGPPGSGAQVLECNPGPRMITSALLHAGLQMIALERDPTFLPYLESLKNHLNGQLEVIYCDFFNRDPTTPPPPLFTETLFKNFGIREIPWEADVPEKIVGFFPAKNERSVLWKFLYDLYSCSSIYDYGRIELNMFISEKEYKKIISKPDEKIYQPLSVFCQTV